The following are encoded in a window of Megalopta genalis isolate 19385.01 chromosome 6, iyMegGena1_principal, whole genome shotgun sequence genomic DNA:
- the LOC117228109 gene encoding uncharacterized protein LOC117228109 isoform X2, translating into MTGIKRHSDRRSIRKKKGRSRKPNIAMLVYQYLRLGPQTAESEPNSVWSQSPKHRKVVRNSLHPRVTNANNTVNQQRKTCKNCGALRTAEQEKFPKERNYDFEANETKKYIQKALSFGIEANYLIPVDDSGRIVRVSSDLVHDGTYLRDTGTFEDTVSQDKEGSPQRSPIKWADDDVQDARRQRSRRKRRRSRSRRRRSRRRKRGRRRSRSDNADYEVVEEDDYKFDNQPERKSSSETAGKEKRNDRSHESDGEKTIVQREEEGSDLSLDDDETDEDEKKADDADKS; encoded by the exons ATGACCGGAATAAAGAGGCATTCCGACAGGCGGAGCATACGCAAGAAAA AAGGGCGGAGCCGTAAGCCAAACATCGCCATGCTCGTTTACCAGTACCTCAGGCTAGGCCCCCAGACGGCCGAGTCCGAGCCTAACAGCGTTTGGTCCCAATCACCTAAGCATCGCAAAGTAGTACGGAATTCCTTGCACCCCCGAGTCACCAACGCCAATAACACGGTCAACCAGCAGAGAAAAACGTGCAAGAATTGCGGAGCGCTGCGCACTGCCGAACAGGAAAAGTTTCCAAAAGAGAGGAATTACGATTTCGAAG CAAACGAGACGAAGAAGTACATCCAGAAGGCCCTCAGCTTCGGCATAGAGGCCAATTATCTAATTCCAGTGGACGATAGCGGCAGGATTGTTCGTGTTTCGTCGGATCTTGTGCACGACGGCACTTATTTAAGGGATACCGGGACCTTCGAAGATACAGTTTCACAAGATAAGGAGGGAAGCCCTCAACGGTCTCCGATTAAATGGGCAGACGACGATGTGCAAGATGCTAGAAGACAAAGATCGCGAAGGAAGCGACGACGATCTCGGTCCAGAAGGCGGAGATCTCGTAGACGCAAACGTGGTAGAAGACGCAGCAG GTCCGACAACGCGGACTACGAGGTCGTCGAGGAGGACGATTACAAGTTCGATAACCAGCCGGAGAGAAAGAGCAGCTCGGAGACCGCGGGCAAAGAAAAAAGGAATGATCGATCGCACGAATCGGACGGCGAGAAAACAATCGTGCAGAGGGAGGAGGAGGGCTCGGATTTGTCGTTGGACGACGACGAGACCGACGAGGACGAGAAGAAGGCGGACGATGCGGATAAATCGTGA
- the LOC117228113 gene encoding uncharacterized protein LOC117228113 codes for MKKYGRTMAPPQKRKPRNSTGKDRVIETRYTNRQYRKRPEISRRVQTSQSIAVPELVYRLLNTDKHNQGMISNQRGVKPSKDRALYREIIRKYQDLGELSDDTSFVHESSVSASGTEYTKSGATSMENMSRVMEVGNSSWASGSGNSSVSNISIEPITFSNSIDNTRALLKKKSLVQIINNYIKAGIEEGKRYAKRYIRKALSFGVKSGYLIPTDPQGQIIRVAPTLVESRRSDPESRRRRRRARQGQEDLPFVEHKEQRRRPTPPLTTKRKPRRDTSLERMVPRKRMKSSAAKKPSPHYQSNYASSRKKNALLAPRDLHGNNKKEHAPQRKSAGKRAEQRSRRKRATGYKDEAVEQRQARRTSGTKSPYAAKVAKDDYSKSQEDLTDEDDNSTKSSDNDANQATVTERRKSGSSEGCDHEDGNENPASPTREVVEQMELPNNDEKEKIPVEDVH; via the exons ATGAAGAAATACGGTCGAACAATGGCGCCGCCGCAGAAGAGGAAGCCGAGAAACTCGACCGGGAAGGACCGTGTAATCGAGACACGATATACTAATCGACAGTATCGCAAACGGCCGGAGATTTCGCGTCGAGTGCAGACTAGCCAGTCCATCGCCGTGCCGGAATTAGTCTACAGGCTGCTGAACACCGATAAACATAACCAAG GGATGATATCCAACCAGAGGGGAGTAAAGCCGTCGAAGGACAGGGCCCTGTACCGCGAGATAATACGGAAGTATCAAGATCTCGGTGAGCTATCGGACGACACCTCGTTCGTCCACGAAAGCTCGGTGTCCGCGAGCGGGACCGAGTACACAAAATCGGGAGCAACGTCCATGGAGAACATGTCGAGGGTGATGGAGGTCGGAAATAGCTCCTGGGCATCCGGCTCCGGGAACAGCAGCGTATCGAATATCTCCATAGAGCCGATCACTTTTTCGAACTCGATCGATAACACGAGGGCGTTGCTCAAAAAGAAGTCCCTCGTGCAGATCATCAACAACTACATCAAGGCTGGCATCGAAGAAG GCAAAAGGTACGCAAAGAGGTACATACGCAAGGCGCTCTCGTTCGGCGTGAAATCCGGATACTTGATCCCGACGGATCCTCAGGGCCAGATAATCCGCGTGGCACCGACGTTGGTCGAGTCGAGAAGAAGCGATCCAGAGTCACGTAGAAGACGGCGGAGGGCCAGACAAGGCCAAGAGGATTTGCCGTTCGTCGAACACAAGGAACAGCGACGTCGGCCAACCCCGCCCTTGACCACCAAAAGGAAACCGCGTCGCGACACGTCCTTGGAACGGATGGTGCCTCGAAAACGCATGAAGTCCTCTGCGGCGAAGAAACCGTCTCCGCACTATCAATCGAATTACGCGAGCTCGAGAAAGAAGAACGCGCTGCTTGCTCCCCGCGACTTGCATGGGAACAACAAGAA GGAGCATGCGCCGCAGCGTAAATCCGCTGGCAaaagagccgagcagagaagcAGAAGAAAGCGAGCTACCGGGTACAAAGACGAGGCAGTGGAACAACGGCAAGCTCGCCGAACTTCGGGCACCAAATCCCCGTACGCGGCCAAAGTAGCGAAGGATGATTATTCGAAGAGTCAAGAGGATTTAACGGACGAGGACGATAACAGTACGAAGTCCAGCGATAACGATGCGAATCAGGCGACCGTGACCGAACGACGGAAGTCGGGATCCAGCGAAGGGTGCGATCACGAGGATGGCAATGAAAATCCCGCGAGTCCGACGCGGGAAGTTGTCGAACAGATGGAATTGCCGAACAACGACGAGAAAGAGAAAATTCCGGTCGAGGATGTACACTAG
- the LOC117228109 gene encoding uncharacterized protein LOC117228109 isoform X1, which translates to MTGIKRHSDRRSIRKKKGRSRKPNIAMLVYQYLRLGPQTAESEPNSVWSQSPKHRKVVRNSLHPRVTNANNTVNQQRKTCKNCGALRTAEQEKFPKERNYDFEAANETKKYIQKALSFGIEANYLIPVDDSGRIVRVSSDLVHDGTYLRDTGTFEDTVSQDKEGSPQRSPIKWADDDVQDARRQRSRRKRRRSRSRRRRSRRRKRGRRRSRSDNADYEVVEEDDYKFDNQPERKSSSETAGKEKRNDRSHESDGEKTIVQREEEGSDLSLDDDETDEDEKKADDADKS; encoded by the exons ATGACCGGAATAAAGAGGCATTCCGACAGGCGGAGCATACGCAAGAAAA AAGGGCGGAGCCGTAAGCCAAACATCGCCATGCTCGTTTACCAGTACCTCAGGCTAGGCCCCCAGACGGCCGAGTCCGAGCCTAACAGCGTTTGGTCCCAATCACCTAAGCATCGCAAAGTAGTACGGAATTCCTTGCACCCCCGAGTCACCAACGCCAATAACACGGTCAACCAGCAGAGAAAAACGTGCAAGAATTGCGGAGCGCTGCGCACTGCCGAACAGGAAAAGTTTCCAAAAGAGAGGAATTACGATTTCGAAG CAGCAAACGAGACGAAGAAGTACATCCAGAAGGCCCTCAGCTTCGGCATAGAGGCCAATTATCTAATTCCAGTGGACGATAGCGGCAGGATTGTTCGTGTTTCGTCGGATCTTGTGCACGACGGCACTTATTTAAGGGATACCGGGACCTTCGAAGATACAGTTTCACAAGATAAGGAGGGAAGCCCTCAACGGTCTCCGATTAAATGGGCAGACGACGATGTGCAAGATGCTAGAAGACAAAGATCGCGAAGGAAGCGACGACGATCTCGGTCCAGAAGGCGGAGATCTCGTAGACGCAAACGTGGTAGAAGACGCAGCAG GTCCGACAACGCGGACTACGAGGTCGTCGAGGAGGACGATTACAAGTTCGATAACCAGCCGGAGAGAAAGAGCAGCTCGGAGACCGCGGGCAAAGAAAAAAGGAATGATCGATCGCACGAATCGGACGGCGAGAAAACAATCGTGCAGAGGGAGGAGGAGGGCTCGGATTTGTCGTTGGACGACGACGAGACCGACGAGGACGAGAAGAAGGCGGACGATGCGGATAAATCGTGA